A genomic segment from Corylus avellana chromosome ca5, CavTom2PMs-1.0 encodes:
- the LOC132182839 gene encoding UPF0481 protein At3g47200-like has translation MTMNRGCRGVTIDIEAMASSIESKMSDNYSMPSKGCIFKTPSVLSRHNKQAYIPDAFFIEPLHHGSQNLKVMDKTKTKYLQDLIDRSPIPSMKLRELITSIQAVEKEARQCYADQIAYTPYEFVEILVIDGCFIIELFNRGAYRDIRDRYKLDDPVFTMPCMLRFLQHDLILLENQVPWMVLELLFNKTNYPGQQMTLIELATSFFADMFSSNLHFPNNSVQDVKHIPDLFRKWLISTSRGDHEEGGFEWKLMPKWLVSTIVGKDDEKDRLHWKLVPSATRLLDAGIKFKRGSPDKCILDIKFDNGILEIPPLLIHQTTETAFRNLISFEQCYRCEARITSYAIFLDNLINTSDDMEKLSERKIVDNLLNPEEATKFFNKLYHDTYVVKFYYENLGLEVNRFCQRKWPRWRAVLVRNYFGTPWVVLSTLGAVIILILTFIQTYYTIE, from the coding sequence ATGACTATGAACAGAGGATGTAGAGGTGTTACAATTGATATCGAAGCCATGGCGTCTTCAATAGAAAGTAAGATGTCAGACAATTACTCCATGCCCTCTAAGGGTTGCATCTTCAAAACCCCCTCAGTTCTCTCTAGGCACAATAAACAAGCGTATATCCCTGATGCATTTTTTATTGAGCCTCTCCATCATGGCAGTCAAAACTTGAAAGTAATggacaaaactaaaactaaGTATTTGCAAGACCTCATTGATCGATCACCCATTCCGTCTATGAAGTTGAGAGAGCTCATCACTTCTATCCAAGCTGTGGAGAAAGAGGCCCGGCAGTGTTATGCGGATCAAATTGCTTATACCCCATATGAATTTGTTGAGATTTTGGTAATTGATGGTTGCTTTATTATTGAGTTGTTTAATAGGGGTGCTTACCGCGATATTAGAGATAGGTATAAATTAGATGACCCTGTTTTCACCATGCCCTGCATGCTCCGATTTCTACAACATGACTTGATATTGCTTGAAAACCAGGTACCTTGGATGGTACTTGAACTTTTGTTCAACAAGACCAACTACCCTGGACAACAAATGACCCTAATTGAacttgccacatcattttttgctGACATGTTTTCGTCCAATTTGCATTTTCCAAATAACTCTGTTCAAGACGTGAAGCATATTCCAGACTTGTTCAGAAAATGGTTAATTTCAACATCAAGAGGAGATCATGAAGAAGGTGGATTTGAATGGAAACTGATGCCAAAATGGTTGGTTTCAACAATTGTCggaaaagatgatgaaaaagacAGATTACATTGGAAACTCGTGCCTTCTGCTACGAGGCTCCTAGATGCCggaatcaaattcaaaaggggTTCGCCAGATAAATGCATTTTAGATATAAAATTTGACAATGGTATCCTGGAAATCCCTCCATTACTGATTCATCAGACAACAGAAACCGCTTTTCGAAATCTCATAAGCTTTGAACAATGCTACCGCTGTGAAGCAAGGATCACTTCGTATGCCATATTCCTAGACAACCTCATTAATACTTCCGATGACATGGAGAAGCTGAGCGAGAGAAAGATCGTTGATAACTTGTTGAATCCTGAGGAAGCTACCAAGTTCTTCAACAAGCTTTACCATGATACTTACGTGGTTAAATTCTATTACGAAAATCTTGGTTTGGAAGTGAATAGATTTTGCCAACGCAAGTGGCCTAGATGGCGTGCGGTGCTTGTGCGCAATTATTTCGGCACTCCATGGGTTGTTCTTTCAACGTTGGGTGCTGTTATCATCCTCATCCTCACCTTCATACAAACCTATTACACCATTGAATAG
- the LOC132182243 gene encoding UPF0481 protein At3g47200-like yields MAVNIGDSVGIDINSLVSSIEDMMPRDLLISSKCCIFKTPSILYRHNEKAYIPDAFSIGPLHHGSPNLEAIEKIKAKYLQGLISRLNSPELLRTLIKSIMEVEKDARECYAEAIDYNLEQLVKILVIDGYFIIELFCKKIYWRLTEERDPIFSRSCMLQFLYHDLILLENLIPWMVLERLFNLTMDSYDENPLILLAVNFFRTIHFSKRLRPRDQVINIKGIEHLVDLFRKLWISSIEEERERRREWELLPSATSLAEAGIKFKKGTSKTVLEVKFNDGILEIPSFEIHEITETVFRNLISYEQCLPNSDDRITSYAILLDSLINTAKDIDILYESEIIDNWLNPEDAAQLFNKLYLDTCVAYHYNDLCTQVNSYCRRRWPRWRAVLAHNYFNTPWAFISTLAAFILLLLTLLQTVYTMKN; encoded by the exons ATGGCTGTGAACATAGGAGATAGCGTTGGAATTGATATCAATTCCTTGGTGTCTTCAATAGAAGATATGATGCCCCGTGATTTACTCATATCGTCTAAATGTTGCATCTTCAAAACCCCTTCCATTCTCTATCGGCATAATGAAAAAGCTTATATTCCGGATGCATTTTCTATTGGACCTCTCCATCATGGCAGTCCAAACTTAGAAGccatagaaaaaataaaagccaaGTATTTGCAAGGACTTATCTCTCGCTTGAACTCTCCGGAATTGCTAAGAACCCTCATCAAGTCCATCATGGAAGTGGAGAAAGATGCTCGTGAGTGTTATGCAGAAGCAATTGATTACAACCTAGAACAACTTGTGAAAATTTTGGTTATTGATGGTTACTTTATTATTGAGTTGTTCTGCAAGAAAATTTATTGGCGCCTTACAGAAGAACGTGACCCCATTTTCAGCAGGTCCTGTATGCTACAATTTCTGTACCATGACTTGATATTGCTAGAAAACCTAATACCTTGGATGGTACTTGAGCGTTTGTTCAACTTGACAATGGATTCTTATGACGAAAATCCCCTAATTCTACTTGCCGTGAATTTCTTCCGTACCATCCATTTCTCAAAAAGACTGCGTCCTCGTGATCAGGTTATCAATATCAAAGGCATCGAGCATCTTGTTGATTTGTTCAGGAAACTTT GGATATCAagtattgaagaagagagagagagacgacgAGAATGGGAATTATTGCCTTCTGCTACGAGCCTTGCGGAGGCTggaatcaaatttaaaaagggTACGTCTAAAACCGTATTGGAAGTAAAATTTAATGATGGCATTCTTGAAATTCCTTCATTTGAAATTCATGAGATAACAGAAACCGTCTTTCGAAATCTCATTAGCTATGAACAATGTCTCCCCAACTCTGATGATAGGATTACTTCCTATGCCATACTCCTAGACAGCCTCATTAATACTGCCAAGGACATAGATATTTTGTACGAGAGTGAGATAATTGATAACTGGTTGAATCCTGAGGATGCGGCCCAGCTCTTCAACAAGCTTTACCTTGACACTTGTGTGGCCTACCATTACAATGATCTTTGCACGCAAGTGAATAGTTATTGCCGACGCAGGTGGCCTAGATGGCGTGCAGTGCTTGCGCACAACTATTTCAACACTCCATGGGCTTTTATTTCGACATTAGCAGCATTTATCCTATTGTTGCTGACGTTGTTACAAACTGTGTACACCATGAAAAATTAG
- the LOC132183273 gene encoding putative calcium-binding protein CML23 produces MNNNRTQYERVFNHFDDNGDGKISPSELQQCVEAIGGEISPAEAEAVVELVDSDGDGLLGLEDFVRFLEGGEEEEKVNDLREAFKMYEMDGCGCITPKSLKRMLSRLGESKSIDECTTMIAQFDLNGDGVLNFDEFRTMML; encoded by the coding sequence ATGAACAACAATCGCACACAATACGAACGTGTGTTCAATCACTTTGACGACAACGGAGATGGGAAGATATCACCCTCTGAGCTGCAGCAATGCGTTGAGGCAATAGGCGGGGAGATTTCGCCGGCAGAGGCAGAGGCGGTGGTGGAGTTGGTCGACTCGGACGGGGACGGCTTGCTGGGGTTGGAGGACTTCGTGAGGTTTTTGGAAGGaggggaagaggaagagaaggtGAATGATTTGAGGGAGGCGTTTAAGATGTATGAGATGGATGGGTGTGGGTGTATAACACCCAAGAGTCTTAAGAGGATGCTTAGTAGATTGGGTGAGTCCAAGAGTATTGACGAGTGTACGACCATGATTGCTCAATTTGATCTCAATGGTGATGGGGTCCTCAACTTTGATGAGTTTCGGACCATGATGTTGTGA
- the LOC132183315 gene encoding UPF0481 protein At3g47200-like, with protein sequence MAMNKGDNVIIDIDRLVSSIEDMMPHDLLTRPKCCIFKTQAILYRNNEKAFVPNAFSIGPLHHGSLNLKATEKIKVEYLQSLVSRSLFPDTMLITLITSIIEVEEEARECYAEAIDYSPEELVKILVVDGCFLIEFFLRHAYEELRKEDDPISTMSCMSKFLGHDLILLENQVPWMVLEILFDLTKDSNHDMPLCLLVAYFFHYHFLSYRILPPPQVQITNLKGIKHFVDLFRKLSTLSSVEEKKERMQGWELLPSATSLLKSGIKFKRGTSESILDIKFIDGVLEIPPIVIHDLTETAFRNLISYEQCHPKCEARVTSYAMLLDNLIITTKDMDILIDNQIVVNWLNHEDAAQLFNKLYHNTYVKDYYYQNICHEVNSFRRCRWPRWRAVLVRNYFNTPWAVLSTVAAFILLILTLLQTVYSIKN encoded by the exons ATGGCTATGAACAAAGGAGATAATGTTATAATTGACATCGATCGCTTGGTGTCTTCAATAGAAGATATGATGCCCCATGATTTGCTCACACGGCCTAAGTGTTGTATCTTCAAAACCCAAGCCATTCTCTACAGGAATAATGAAAAAGCTTTTGTCCCCAATGCCTTTTCTATTGGGCCTCTACATCATGGCAGTCTAAACTTGAAAGCCacagaaaaaattaaagttgagtATTTACAAAGCCTTGTCTCTCGGTCACTATTTCCGGATACAATGCTAATAACTCTCATCACTTCCATCATAGAGGTGGAGGAAGAGGCACGTGAGTGTTATGCTGAAGCAATTGATTACAGCCCAGAAGAACTTGTGAAAATTTTGGTAGTTGATGGTTGCTTTCTTATTGAGTTCTTCCTCAGGCACGCTTATGAGGAGCTTAGAAAAGAAGACGACCCTATTTCCACCATGTCATGTATGAGCAAATTTCTAGGTCATGACCTGATATTGCTAGAAAACCAGGTACCTTGGATGGTACTTGAGATTTTGTTCGACTTGACAAAGGATTCTAATCATGACATGCCCCTATGTCTACTTGTCGCATATTTCTTTCATTACCACTTTTTATCCTATAGAATATTGCCTCCCCCGCAGGTTCAAATTACTAATCTCAAAGGCATCAAACATTTTGTTGATCTATTCAGAAAATTGTCGACTCTATCAagtgtggaagaaaagaaagaaagaatgcagGGGTGGGAACTCTTGCCTTCTGCTACGAGTCTACTGAAGTCTggaatcaaattcaaaaggggTACGTCTGAAAGCATATTGGAcataaaatttattgatggCGTTCTAGAAATTCCTCCAATAGTAATTCACGACTTAACAGAAACTGCCTTTCGAAATCTCATCAGCTATGAACAATGTCACCCCAAATGTGAAGCTAGGGTCACTTCCTATGCCATGCTCTT AG ACAACCTCATTATCACTACCAAGGACATGGATATTCTCATCGATAATCAGATAGTTGTCAATTGGTTGAATCATGAGGATGCGGCCCAGCTCTTCAACAAGCTTTACCATAACACTTATGTAAAGGACTACTATTACCAAAACATTTGCCATGAAGTAAATAGTTTTCGCCGATGCAGGTGGCCGAGATGGCGTGCGGTGCTTGTGCGCAATTATTTCAACACTCCATGGGCTGTTCTTTCCACAGTTGCCGCATTTATCCTTTTAATCCTCACTTTGTTACAAACAGTGTACAGcataaaaaattag